The Stieleria maiorica genome includes the window GCGTTGGATCGCGGGCCGCATGCCGACAACACGTACGTGATTCTATTTTCCGACCACGGCTGGCACCTGGGCGAGAAACGGCACTGGGGTAAAGCAGCGTTGTGGGAGCAGACCACCCGGGTGCCGATGATTGTGGCCGGACCGGGAATCCCCAGCGGCGTCCGTTACGACCAACCCGTCGATCTGCTAACGATCGCCCCAACCATCCTTGATTACGCGGGCGTCCAGCCGGCGGGTAATTTGGACGGGAACTCCCTGCGGCCGGTGCTGGAAAACCCGAAGCGCGACTGGCCGCACCCGGTGCTGACGACGTTCGTCGATCACCACGCTCTGCGTACGCCCCGCTGGCGGTAAATCCGATATGCGTCCGGCGAGTAGGAACTCTACGACCACTCTCGTGACTCGAATGAGTTCGAGAACCTGGCCGTGAACCGACGTGGCTTCGACGGTGTCCAGTCGATCCTGGCCAACTCACGCAACAAATGTCGGCGTTGCTGCCGCGTTCAAACGAGAATCGTGTGGTTTGGTCTACATTCAGAACGCAATTCCGGGTGAATTAACAGCTCTTCCCGGTATTTCCATCGCGTTAGGGTTTCATCCAGTATTACCCCAAGGACAAGTGGCAGCAGCGTCAACTGCCGTAGCCACCCAGGAAACGCTTGGCGACGCTTTGGGCTTCAATCATCACCTATCCGGCGCCCTTGAATGTATTTCAGTTTTGGCCCTGCAATTGCCTTTCAGTTCAGCCGCCGGTTCGGATCCCGCGGGCGTGCGGTGTCACTCTCGACGGGAGGATTAATCGGAGTCCCATTCATCGATCGTGTTGGGCTGGCTGTTGCGAGTTGCGAAATCAGTCGTTCGCTCCGTAGAGGGCAACTCCGTTTCATGGTAGAAGTCTGCATGCGATAAGAAGCCTCGCAGTCTATCAACGCGCCCTCAACACAAAACGATCAAGACGCTTGCCGACTCCAACTTCGCAATCAGAGTCCTCTACCAGCCAATTCCGAGACGAATCGAATTCGCCTGATCTGTTGCTGCTTGCCGGTATTCTGCTGATAGCGATCAACTTGCGACCGGCGCTATCGAGTGTTGGGCCGTTGGTTGAACCGATTCAGCAATCGACGGGGCTGCCAAATTCGTTGATCGGGCTGTTGACGACGCTTCCTTTGGTTGCATTCGGGATCGTTTCCACGTTGACGCCGTTGCTGACCCGTCGCCTCGGGATCGGCGGAACCTTGCTCGGAGCAATGGTCTTATTGGCGATTGGCACCGCAATGCGTTCGGTCTCGTCGGTGTTCACACTCTATCTCGGAACTTTACTGTTGGGGGTTGCGATCGCATTTGGCAATGTCCTGCTGCCAAGTTTGACAAAACGAAACTTCGCGTCACGCGGAGGTGCCGTCACAAGCCTTTACTCCGCGACGATGGGCTTAGGTGCCACGATTGCCGCGGGGGCCAGTGTTCCACTTGCCGATGGGCTGGGGTGGCGTGGGTCCCTTGGCAGTTGGGCTGTTTTGTCACTCTTCGCCGCTGTGGTGTGGATTCCCCAGGTCAGTCGCCTCACTCGCTCGGAGCCCAATCGTAGTTTTATCAGGGCGATGAAGGATCTGGGGGCTTCGAAATTGGCCTGGCAAGTCGCTCTCTTTATGGGCTTGCAATCGCTTACGTTCTACGTAGTGCTGGCGTGGTTGCCCGCGATCTTGACGTTTCGCGGATATACACCGTCGTTTTCCGGTTGGATGCTCTCGCTCTCACAATTCATGGGAATTCTCGGGTCGTTGATCATTCCGACCATCGCCGGCGCGATGCGTGAGCAACGCGGCGTGGTGTGGTTTTTGACCATCGCCGAGGCGTTTTCGCTTGTCGGAATGTTGATTGCTCCCAACGGTCTTACGGTCGTTTGGGTATCGGTAATTGGATTCGTGCTTGGGGGAAGCTTTGGACTCGCATTGTTGTTTCTCGTTATTCGATCACACGATGCAGAATCGGCTACGGAGTTGTCGGGAATGGCGCAGTCGGTCGGGTACCTGGTTGCCGCGACGGGGCCGACACTGTTCGGTCTGATTTTCGACTATACGGGAGCCTGGACGTGGTCCATCACCATGCTATTTCTGGTGGCAGCACTCAAGCTTGCGATGGGATTGGGGGCGGGGGTAGCGAAAAGTGTCTAGTGTCTTGCCGAGCCCTGCCAACATCGATTGACGTTTGTGTCCGATCGTTGACGCGACGCAGACACCCGCAGACGGTTCCCAATCGAGGGAACGCTTACGTTTCACAACGTATTCGAGCAAGTTTGAAAGACCTGTGGCAACCGGTACACGGTTTGCTTGAGCGTAGCTGAAGGCTGTACAACGCCGAACGCATGTCACCTGAGAACAGCCTTCCGTGCCGATCTCGCCCGGTGCGACGCGTTCGCCATAACCCAAACGGCTCGGCTCGCCGCACGCTCGGGTTTTGGTCGCTTGCCGTCCCGGTGAGGCGAGTTGCGATGCGAGCGGCGAGGTCTGTCAACCCTTTTTGTTTTTTGTTGCTCATTGACCCGGAGAGATTCCCAAATGCAAATTCTTGTCACATCGTCGATCGACAAAGTTGGTAGCGAAACTAGGGATGCAATTCGTCAGTTGGTGCGAAACACGTTGTCGCGATTTGCGCCACGCATTGCAGAGGTTTCTGTCCTGGTAAACGATGAAAACGGGCCGCGCGGAGGGGGCGATAAAACCTGTCGAGTCAGTTTGAACATGCCGGGATTTGCGCCTGTTTCCGTTTACGCAAGGCATGAAATGGTCATGGCAGCCGTTTCCGAAGCCGCCCGACGCGCACGCCGCATTGCGACAACGAATCTCAAGCGACGGCAATCCGTTCGTATACGATCTAGACACCAAGCAACAGTCGCGGACACCGCCGTGGGTTTCGTGAATGTATAATACGTCGCCATCGTGATTGGCAAGCGCGTTGCACGACCGTTGGGGAATCGAGTGTGCGACGCTAAGGACGTCAAAAGATATAATCCGCGTTTGCGCCAAACGTTGACGGGCAAGGGAGTGGATCATAGCTGCAGAAAGCGATCGTTAAATCACGTTTGGTACCGATTGGAGCAGGCGAACTACCTTGCTCTAGAGAGTTTCGGTCTGTGAAACCGAGTAGAAAGCTCACCGTGAACTTATGCGTGGATCACTCGGCGCCGCGTGCGCCCCCCACACTCCCCGGCGGCGTGAATTGCAGTGGTCAGACACTCGCGTTACATGCGCGGACAAAACTGAGAATGGCGGTACGTCGCTCAATCATTTGTTCTCAAGAAAAAGGCCATCAGATGCCGGATCACGTTTGGATCGATGAATTTACGATGCACTGCGTGCGGCTATTGATCGCCGTATCACTTGGAGGTGCCCTCGGCTTGGAACGCCAATTGCGGGGCCAGTGGGCGGGAGTCCGAACCCACATGATGGTATCATTAGGGGCGGCGATTTTTACGATCGCCGCCGTCAAAACCGCGCCGGACGATTCCAATGAAGTCACACGCGTGATCCAAGGGGTCGCGGCAGGGATTGGATTTCTGGGTGCGGGGACGATTCTCAAGCTTGGCCCTGAGGTGCAGGTGAAGGGGCTGACCACCGCAAGCTCGATATGGTTGGCGGCGGCCCTCGGAACTGTCGCTGGACTGGGCCAATACGCACTGGCAGCGGCCTCCGGTTTGATTTCGCTCCTAGTGCTCGGACTGCTCCGGCCACTTACAAAGACCTTCTTCCGCAACAGCGACACGTCGAACCAGTCCGTTCCCCACAATTGACCGCGCACCACCGTGGATCGCGGTGGGCTCTGGCGACGCGTCGATCACGCCGGGATTGTCACGCACCATGAACTGAAACTTGATCCCAACACTCCGTCGCGGCGAACCAATCCCAGAACAGTTTTTCCGGCTGATTGCCAACTGCACATACGACTGGGAGAGTTGGCTGTCTTCCCACGGTGAAGTACTGTGGGTCAATGAGGCCCTCCGACGGTTCACCGGGTATTCACCAAACTAATGTCTGGCGATGGCAGACTATCCGCTGCCACTGATGGTGCCTGAAGACCGTGTTCGAGTGGCCAAGCACTTGCGTGATGCGTCGGCCGGCAGCACGGAAAACAACATAGAATCTCGTGTGTTGCATTGCGACGGCATCAGACTTTGGATGGCCGTCTCGTGGCAACCGCTACAAGATGACTGTGGCAATCCCCTCGGGTTTCGAGCCAGCGTGCGGGACATCACCGAAAAGCGACGGCTTCGCGAACAACTTCGGCTGCACAACAAACATCTGGAACAGCTTGTTCAAGAACGCACCGCTCGTGTCGCCGAGCTAGAAAAACATCGCGCCAAGATGCAGCAGCTCGCGGCACTCGGTGAATTGGCGGCGGGCGTCGCCCACGAGATCAACAATCCAATTGCCGGGATACGAAACGCACTGTTGCTGATGAAGCGTCATCTCCCCCGCGACATTAGGCACTACGACAAATTCGAGTTGATCGATCGAGAAATCGATCGAATTAGCGGCATCACACATCACATATATCAACTCTATCGACCGAGCCAGCAGCAACCGACTCGGTTTTCTGTTCGACGGACGGTGGATGAAGTCGTCTCTCTTTCACAACCATTGGCCCGCAAACTGAATGTGGAAGTGGTTTTCAATCTTACGGGGAAAAAACCGTGCGGCGAACTGGAATCAGACGAAGTCGAGTTGCTGGAAGGAGAGCTGAAGCAGGTCTTACTTAATCTGGTCCACATTGCGGTGCAGGCATCCAGGGCTGGTCAAACGGTGGAAGTGATCCTTGAAACGCGGGAGACATACCTCGTGATCGACGTTGTTGACCAAGGACAGGGAATCGCACCCGAGCACTTGGATCATATTTTCGATCCTTTTTTTAGCACGAAGACCGAGAAGGTCGGCCAAGGGCTGGGGCTGGGGCTATCGGTCAAGCGTAGCTTGGTCGAAACGATGACAGGTTCGGTGCGAGTTGAAAGCGAGATCAACCACGGAACGCGTTTTACACTTTCATTGCCTCGGCCTTTGCAGGATGAATAATTAGTCGCATTCGGCGATTCATTCGTGCGGGGGCAGATAATTCCGTTCACCTGCCACTTTTTGCGAGTCAGATTCTCCCTACTATGCCG containing:
- a CDS encoding CynX/NimT family MFS transporter, giving the protein MPTPTSQSESSTSQFRDESNSPDLLLLAGILLIAINLRPALSSVGPLVEPIQQSTGLPNSLIGLLTTLPLVAFGIVSTLTPLLTRRLGIGGTLLGAMVLLAIGTAMRSVSSVFTLYLGTLLLGVAIAFGNVLLPSLTKRNFASRGGAVTSLYSATMGLGATIAAGASVPLADGLGWRGSLGSWAVLSLFAAVVWIPQVSRLTRSEPNRSFIRAMKDLGASKLAWQVALFMGLQSLTFYVVLAWLPAILTFRGYTPSFSGWMLSLSQFMGILGSLIIPTIAGAMREQRGVVWFLTIAEAFSLVGMLIAPNGLTVVWVSVIGFVLGGSFGLALLFLVIRSHDAESATELSGMAQSVGYLVAATGPTLFGLIFDYTGAWTWSITMLFLVAALKLAMGLGAGVAKSV
- a CDS encoding sensor histidine kinase — translated: MADYPLPLMVPEDRVRVAKHLRDASAGSTENNIESRVLHCDGIRLWMAVSWQPLQDDCGNPLGFRASVRDITEKRRLREQLRLHNKHLEQLVQERTARVAELEKHRAKMQQLAALGELAAGVAHEINNPIAGIRNALLLMKRHLPRDIRHYDKFELIDREIDRISGITHHIYQLYRPSQQQPTRFSVRRTVDEVVSLSQPLARKLNVEVVFNLTGKKPCGELESDEVELLEGELKQVLLNLVHIAVQASRAGQTVEVILETRETYLVIDVVDQGQGIAPEHLDHIFDPFFSTKTEKVGQGLGLGLSVKRSLVETMTGSVRVESEINHGTRFTLSLPRPLQDE
- a CDS encoding MgtC/SapB family protein, which produces MNCSGQTLALHARTKLRMAVRRSIICSQEKGHQMPDHVWIDEFTMHCVRLLIAVSLGGALGLERQLRGQWAGVRTHMMVSLGAAIFTIAAVKTAPDDSNEVTRVIQGVAAGIGFLGAGTILKLGPEVQVKGLTTASSIWLAAALGTVAGLGQYALAAASGLISLLVLGLLRPLTKTFFRNSDTSNQSVPHN